The proteins below come from a single Desulfuromonas acetoxidans DSM 684 genomic window:
- a CDS encoding methyl-accepting chemotaxis protein has product MRVKKIRTKFLLPVFGVLIFAFVVGMFGMKNAITSLVDSQLQTTQQLSERSLVSNTAAKVQDINGNIDRMGRKALEQAAILSQTPGVIDAYRLAHSGNLNDESDDSGQQARVQLREMFKPVIAGFKKETGLAELKLHFHLPTGRSLVRLWRDGWQTKRNGQKIDISDDLTGFRKTVLEINSGSHKPISGIEVGRGGFAIRGLVPIEDSGSHLGSAEVLLPFNALLKISKTAPTQNYSVYMNADLLPIATKLQDAKKYPVLGSKYVLCASTDSSLVSRLVDINRLNAGVGSLHSELVDNYYVTVFPIKDFSGKQAGLMVMTEDVSETLTSLASIKSTGLASLESIEQKSIFAALFLLVLIGVIVLVVTNFITKPLSQAVGVTEAIALGDLSQRLDIEREDEMGVLSASLNAMCDSLADKAKLAKVIAGGDLTPEVHLASEKDEFGKALQEMVAGLGSLVSEVNGASSQIVSGSMQVSDVSQALSQGATEQAASLQEITSSMTEIASQTRQNADNATVANQLSGAAIKSADEGNTNMDAMVEAMKKINEAGQDISKIIKVIDEIAFQTNLLALNAAVEAARAGQHGKGFAVVAEEVRTLAARSAKAASETAELIEGSVSKADNGSKIAERTSGSLQEIMQGISKMDALISEITTAANEQAEGISQVNEGLNQIDQVTQQNTASAEEGAAAAEELSSQAEHMRAMLARFKVAGNPTAQASNAPSAAEEMPQIGWGD; this is encoded by the coding sequence ATGCGCGTAAAGAAAATCCGGACCAAGTTTTTGTTGCCTGTCTTTGGTGTGTTGATCTTTGCCTTTGTTGTTGGCATGTTCGGTATGAAAAATGCCATCACATCGTTGGTGGACAGCCAGTTGCAGACAACGCAGCAACTTTCTGAACGGTCCCTGGTTTCCAATACGGCAGCTAAAGTTCAGGATATCAACGGTAATATTGATCGCATGGGACGTAAAGCCCTGGAGCAGGCTGCAATTCTCAGTCAGACCCCCGGTGTGATTGACGCCTATCGCCTGGCACATTCCGGCAACTTAAATGACGAAAGTGATGATTCAGGACAACAAGCGCGTGTTCAGCTCCGGGAAATGTTTAAACCCGTTATTGCCGGTTTTAAAAAAGAGACAGGTCTTGCTGAATTGAAACTCCATTTTCACTTGCCGACCGGGCGCAGTCTGGTGCGTTTGTGGCGTGATGGGTGGCAGACCAAACGTAATGGTCAGAAGATTGATATCTCGGATGACCTGACAGGATTTCGTAAAACTGTTCTTGAAATAAACAGTGGTAGTCATAAACCGATCAGTGGCATTGAAGTTGGTCGGGGTGGTTTTGCCATTCGTGGTTTGGTGCCGATTGAGGATTCAGGCAGCCATCTTGGTTCGGCGGAAGTGCTGTTGCCATTTAATGCCCTGTTGAAAATTTCGAAAACCGCTCCAACGCAAAATTATTCCGTGTATATGAACGCCGACCTGTTGCCCATTGCCACCAAACTTCAAGACGCGAAAAAATATCCGGTACTGGGGAGCAAGTATGTTTTATGCGCCTCAACCGACTCATCACTCGTCAGTCGTCTGGTGGATATCAACCGCCTCAATGCCGGTGTGGGGTCATTACATTCGGAATTGGTCGATAACTATTATGTAACGGTTTTTCCGATTAAGGATTTTTCCGGTAAACAGGCCGGTCTGATGGTGATGACGGAAGATGTCAGTGAAACTCTGACGAGTCTGGCGTCAATTAAGAGCACCGGGCTGGCATCTCTGGAGTCCATTGAGCAGAAAAGTATCTTTGCCGCCTTGTTCCTGCTGGTTTTGATTGGGGTGATAGTTCTGGTGGTGACCAATTTCATCACCAAACCGCTCAGTCAGGCTGTTGGTGTCACAGAAGCCATTGCTCTGGGCGATTTGAGTCAGCGCCTCGATATTGAGCGAGAAGATGAGATGGGAGTTCTCTCCGCCAGCCTGAACGCCATGTGTGACAGTCTCGCTGATAAAGCGAAACTGGCTAAAGTCATTGCAGGTGGTGATCTGACTCCTGAAGTGCATCTGGCATCGGAAAAAGATGAATTTGGTAAGGCTCTTCAGGAGATGGTGGCCGGTCTCGGTAGCCTCGTTTCTGAAGTCAATGGCGCCAGCAGTCAGATTGTTTCCGGCTCCATGCAGGTGTCGGATGTCAGTCAGGCGTTATCGCAAGGCGCGACGGAGCAAGCGGCGTCTCTGCAGGAGATTACCAGTTCAATGACTGAAATTGCCAGTCAGACACGTCAGAATGCCGACAATGCCACAGTGGCAAACCAATTGTCCGGCGCGGCGATTAAATCGGCGGATGAAGGTAACACCAATATGGACGCCATGGTTGAGGCGATGAAAAAGATCAATGAAGCCGGTCAGGATATTTCAAAGATCATCAAGGTCATTGATGAGATCGCTTTCCAGACCAACCTGTTGGCGCTGAATGCAGCGGTTGAAGCCGCGCGTGCCGGACAGCATGGTAAGGGCTTTGCTGTTGTTGCTGAAGAGGTTCGGACCCTGGCGGCGCGCAGTGCCAAAGCTGCCAGTGAAACGGCTGAGCTGATTGAGGGCTCGGTGTCCAAAGCGGACAACGGCTCGAAGATTGCCGAACGGACTTCCGGTTCTCTGCAGGAGATCATGCAGGGTATTTCAAAAATGGATGCTCTTATCAGTGAGATCACCACCGCAGCTAACGAACAGGCTGAGGGGATCTCTCAGGTTAACGAGGGCCTCAACCAGATTGATCAGGTGACTCAGCAAAATACCGCCAGTGCTGAAGAGGGGGCAGCCGCTGCAGAAGAGTTGTCCAGCCAGGCCGAACACATGCGTGCCATGCTGGCTCGTTTTAAGGTCGCTGGCAACCCGACGGCACAAGCTAGCAATGCGCCATCGGCTGCCGAAGAGATGCCGCAGATCGGTTGGGGCGACTGA
- a CDS encoding acyl-CoA thioesterase: MAEKSAKPCSESRVTKTSVVLPPDANTHGTLFGGKMMAYVDEVASISAMRHARTTVVTAFIDSVEFLCPVRVGQAVTLESFVCWTGTTSLEVYVKVVAEDLMSGEKQLCLTSLLVFVALDSDGTPIRVPEIVAETDFEQALNAGGERRLRRRRKSKALMPEGEVDNFSSH, encoded by the coding sequence ATGGCAGAAAAGTCGGCAAAACCGTGCAGTGAATCGCGGGTCACTAAAACGTCTGTTGTGCTTCCTCCTGATGCCAATACCCATGGGACATTATTTGGTGGAAAGATGATGGCCTATGTCGATGAAGTTGCCAGCATATCAGCCATGCGTCATGCTCGTACCACAGTTGTCACAGCATTTATTGATTCTGTTGAATTTCTTTGTCCGGTGCGGGTTGGTCAGGCGGTGACCTTGGAATCGTTCGTCTGTTGGACCGGTACCACCTCGTTGGAGGTTTATGTCAAAGTAGTTGCGGAAGATCTGATGAGCGGCGAAAAACAACTGTGCCTGACGTCACTTCTTGTCTTTGTTGCCTTGGATTCTGATGGAACCCCGATAAGGGTTCCCGAGATTGTTGCCGAAACCGATTTTGAACAGGCATTGAATGCCGGTGGTGAAAGGCGCTTGCGTCGTCGGCGCAAAAGCAAAGCATTAATGCCGGAAGGAGAAGTTGATAATTTCTCTTCTCATTGA
- a CDS encoding SHOCT domain-containing protein: MKKLAVLWSVALLLLTACASVQLGQTSVVKQYHHAVVLGQQADQAFAHPHHLQLDAVKDLLAQLVYVGAAGIANEETPMAVFQSAEIERLAPSLQQALQHASPQQWVRFVSFGQQQGVLFSNSRKTEGVVFIDSDNNVNIAFSYINAKRAPSETSAIYHQFAKLSPLEVAGTETPLVVENAGLHLKKMADGSQVCMWLEVDMETFEDHLDVEDQYVPVAPPKTTLSLPLNATHKPDRGETSVPAITPRQQQQAIKQQLKFLKSLFEDGLISSKEYEEEKAKVLAKMNQ; the protein is encoded by the coding sequence ATGAAAAAACTGGCCGTTTTATGGAGCGTTGCTCTGCTGCTGTTAACTGCGTGTGCCAGTGTGCAGTTGGGACAGACTTCTGTTGTAAAACAGTACCATCACGCGGTTGTTCTTGGGCAACAGGCGGATCAGGCTTTTGCCCATCCACATCATCTGCAATTGGATGCAGTGAAAGACCTTTTGGCGCAACTGGTCTATGTTGGTGCAGCGGGGATTGCCAACGAAGAGACACCCATGGCGGTATTTCAATCGGCGGAAATTGAACGACTTGCACCGTCGTTGCAGCAAGCTCTTCAGCACGCGTCACCACAGCAATGGGTGCGTTTTGTCTCTTTTGGCCAGCAACAGGGGGTTCTGTTCAGCAACAGCCGCAAAACCGAAGGGGTGGTGTTTATTGATTCCGACAATAACGTAAACATTGCCTTTAGTTACATCAATGCCAAGCGGGCACCGAGTGAAACCTCTGCCATCTATCATCAATTTGCCAAGCTGAGCCCTCTTGAAGTTGCTGGAACCGAAACTCCGCTGGTTGTTGAAAACGCCGGATTACACCTAAAAAAAATGGCTGATGGCAGTCAGGTGTGCATGTGGCTTGAAGTGGATATGGAAACCTTTGAAGACCATCTTGATGTCGAAGACCAGTATGTTCCTGTTGCCCCGCCCAAAACGACACTTTCTTTGCCACTCAATGCGACGCATAAGCCAGACAGGGGTGAGACGAGTGTGCCAGCCATAACCCCACGCCAACAGCAACAGGCGATCAAGCAGCAGCTTAAATTTTTAAAAAGCCTGTTTGAGGATGGATTGATTTCTAGCAAAGAGTATGAAGAAGAAAAAGCAAAAGTTTTGGCCAAGATGAATCAATGA